The following are encoded in a window of Pagrus major chromosome 14, Pma_NU_1.0 genomic DNA:
- the LOC141008463 gene encoding UPF0606 protein KIAA1549, whose product MDPVIPPGPGSRTRTRMESRTSACRRTLGVVLLVVGTLVSMVTSSSPAAGVLELNRTVESPSHPSSPSSPLRPPAPSPPSDSGYHGNSGGAGSAEDSDSGAQGIHLLLRPPDLLSPSLPPPLPPHTQPTLTPPPPWEQGPSLEEAWGSGDYMETLSFMVPDGEELALATPLPNHTYDEDDGGDWVSYDTAFPARPTLPLSSRLPLSPSSSTPSIPLHTRPTHPDVFPAWDDDYDLEDMMPLEPTELLLPDMNSLEYYTNLLARERERERERDRDRDRDRVNQTDLESPITPTTTQTHHSPPSPPLSSGPLPEREPKLPPARPTPPLTLSPTLTGDKSPTIKTPSTPSPPAPRPKDHAPVPGRHPLRPPSNTTGRVPPPPPLGPPTRPDRPERPPVVIEKPGRAPPTRTATTTTKATTTTTGITTTTQITAISLTRAPPVTTPRVAQTPPTRQYLCNVTKPEMYLVRVVSSKGSSAGFGQVRDLLKREFNRSVELQFLRTPSSFAFRVVSGPLIYTAMSVINALRQPPRGSGPVPTVSPLYTIPDLRYQVHSVLQFVPTHIDIRVCNFSERVERGLMMAYAEIRRRSNEAGNITVQLLNITMGVAQLGEEQKVSVDITFAVRDGRDYLPGSEVSEHLRKLSLVEFSFYVGFPALQIAEPFHYPELNTSHHLRSTWVRTVLLGVQEQLVAERSFKARLERRLALLLEEGLQASSRRRLRRATAVGNNSLQVVRVARLSGVERPLEVFYFVEGPGGERIPAEVTAATLNRLDLQRAAIVLGHRVQRPLAQPVETLSVPPAETQSSSIWLIVGVVVPVLLAVFIIIILYWKLCGSEKLEFQPDAINTIQQRQKLQAPSVKGFDFAKLHLGQHSKDDIMVIQEPGPLPAPVKEATPSDGGDLNTPKSKGSSTKAARSGRRRGRLSPSDGDSLGSDQSSGRESAEESTRPVATPNEGKQHRKTPKNGQRQFTLSGSGPEELLSSSSIFDHVDRLSRGSSDGTRRQANKVQLIAMQPRPSPPHAPSQPSPTLTEKVNTEVALRHKSEIEHHRNKLRQRAKRRGQCEFPSMDDIMDAFGDGPVQGDVAQRLYSSAHDHMDCILQADAPSPPTPTDSRRRGRRSPRGRRAQPGPGSLPDTDRDRLLTDQSATYRKYPGLNNVAYMSDPDLPPDHGSPSPTDEVFDPAPAPPPYMPPQPSIEEARQQMHSLLDDAFALVSPSSQGSAGVSGVSPALPSPSPQPRPPGRQWGSYPAAPTHSPFSARYAELGMSPTSVQGLLQRQGLSSGGYVSTGDQLQESVYSRGQYEDPPSSSRPRPVGGSTGAQLHHLTQVGLSSQIGAYPGVGRSMSGPTGSSWNQQHSDQDLSRPGASRESVLSFPEFSSSSVFQMPSSSLRDPSAPPLLLTSPTPEYPPEDASPSAHTSASLIKAIREELRRLAQKQAAVTSYP is encoded by the exons ATGGACCCTGTGATCCCGCCAGGACCTGGctccaggaccaggaccaggatgGAATCCAGAACCTCAGCGTGCAGACGCACACTCGGTGTGGTTCTGCTGGTGGTCGGCACACTGGTTTCCATGGTAACGTCAAgctcacctgctgcag GTGTTCTGGAATTGAACAGGACGGTAGAGTCTCCGTCACATCCTTcatcaccctcctcccctctcagACCCCCTGCCCCCAGCCCACCCTCAGATTctggttaccatggtaacagtgGTGGCGCAGGCTCTGCGGAGGACTCAGACTCTGGTGCTCAGGGGATCCACCTCCTGTTGAGACCTCCAGACCTCTTGTCCCCCAGCCTCCCCCCGCCCCTCCCCCCACACACCCAGCCCACCCTtacccctcctcccccctggGAACAGGGTCCCTCCCTGGAGGAGGCCTGGGGCTCTGGAGACTACATGGAGACCCTGTCCTTCATGGTGCCTGATGGCGAGGAGCTGGCCTTGGCCACCCCGCTGCCCAACCATACCTATGATGAGGACGACGGGGGGGACTGGGTCTCCTACGACACCGCCTTCCCAGCCCGTcccactctccccctctcctcccgcctccctctctcaccctcctcctccacccccagTATCCCCCTGCACACTCGCCCCACCCATCCGGATGTCTTCCCTGCCTGGGATGATGACTACGACCTGGAGGACATGATGCCCCTGGAACcgacagagctgctgctgccggaCATGAACAGTCTGGAGTACTACACCAACCTGCTGGCccgggagagggagagggagagggagcgagaCAGGGACCGGGACCGGGACCGGGTCAACCAGACTGACTTGGAATCCCCCATCActcccacaacaacacaaacccACCACTCCCCTCCATCTCCGCCCCTGAGCTCCGGTCCTCTTCCAGAACGGGAGCCCAAGCTTCCCCCCGCAAGACCCACCCCTCCCCTAACCCTCTCACCCACACTCACTGGTGACAAGTCACCCACCATCAAAACACCCTCCACCCCATCTCCACCTGCTCCAAGACCCAAAGACCATGCCCCAGTCCCAGGCAGACACCCTCTTCGCCCCCCTTCAAACACCACTGGCCGGGtgcctccccctccacctctggGACCTCCCACCCGCCCCGACAGACCGGAGAGACCTCCAGTGGTCATAGAGAAGCCAGGAAGGGCTCCACCCACCAGGACcgctaccaccaccaccaaggCTACAACCACGACCACTggcatcaccaccaccacccagaTCACAGCCATCAGCCTTACCAGAGCCCCTCCAGTCACTACGCCCAGAGTGGCCCAGACTCCGCCCACCAGACAGTACCTGTGTAACGTCACCAAGCCGGAGATGTACCTGGTCAGAGTAG TCAGCTCCAAAGGTTCGTCAGCAGGTTTTGGTCAAGTCAGAGATCTTCTGAAGAGAGAGTTCAACCGCTCAGTGGAGCTGCAG TTCCTGAGAACTCCGTCCAGTTTTGCCTTCCGAGTCGTGTCAGGACCGTTGATCTACACTGCCATGTCAGTCATCAATGCCCTCCGCCAGCCGCCACGTGGCTCTGGCCCCGTTCCCACCGTGTCACCGCTCTACACTATACCTGACCTCAGGTACCAGGTGCACTCGGTGCTGCAGTTTGTCCCCACCCACATCGACATCAGAGTCTGCAACTTCAGCGAACGAGTTGAGAGAGGGCTGATGATGGCGTACGCTGAGATACGGAGACGATCTAATGAAGCAGGAAACATTACCGTACAG CTGTTGAACATCACCATGGGCGTGGCCCAACTGGGGGAGGAGCAGAAGGTTTCTGTTGACATCACATTTGCAGTGCGTGATGGGCGGGACTACCTGccagggtcagaggtcagcgaACACCTGAGGAAGCTCAGCCTGGTCGAGTTCAGCTTCTACGTCGGATTTCCTGCCCTGCAGATCGCAGAAC CGTTCCACTACCCTGAGCTGAACACGTCTCACCACCTACGCTCCACCTGGGTCCGTACAG tCCTGTTGGGGGTTCAGGAGCAGCTGGTGGCTGAGAGAAGTTTTAAAGCTCGACTGGAGAGACgtctggctctgctgctggaggaaggACTGCAGGCGTCCAGCAGGAGGCGCCTGAGGAGAGCGACAGCTGTGGGCAACAACAGTCTGCAG GTGGTGCGAGTGGCGAGGTTGTCGGGGGTGGAGCGCCCCCTGGAGGTCTTTTATTTCGTGGAGGGTCCAGGTGGTGAGCGGATACCAGCCGAGGTGACAGCAGCCACCCTGAACCGTCTGGACCTTCAGAGAGCCGCCATCGTACTCGGACACCGAGTCCAAAGACCGCTTGCCCAAC CCGTGGAGACTCTGTCTGTCCCCCCAGCAGAGACTCAGAGCAGCAGTATCTGGCTGATCGTTGGAGTCGTCGTCCCTGTCCTGCTGGccgtcttcatcatcatcatcctctacTGGAAGCTGTGCGGCTCGGAGAAGCTGGAGTTCCAGCCAGATGCCATCAACACCATCCAGCAGAGAcagaag CTTCAGGCTCCCAGTGTGAAAGGCTTCGACTTCGCCAAGCTCCACCTTGGTCAACACAGTAAAGACGACATCATGGTGATCCAGGAGCCCGGCCCGCTGCCCGCCCCTGTCAAAGAGGCCACACCTTCCGATGGCGGTGACCTCAACACCCCCAAATCTAAAGGATCGTCCACCAAGGCAGCTCGGTCCGGCCGTCGCAGGGGCAG ACTCAGCCCGTCAGACGGTGATTCGTTGGGCAGCGACCAGTCGAGCGGTAGAGAATCAGCTGAAGAAAGCACTCGACCTGTGGCCACGCCCAATGAAGGGAAACAGCACAGGAAGACGCCCAAAAACGGTCAGAgaca ATTCACTCTATCAGGCAGCGGTCCTGAAGAGCTtctctcctcgtcctccatCTTCGACCATGTCGACCGTCTGTCTCGCGGCTCGTCTGATGGCACGCGTCGCCAGGCCAACAAGGTGCAGCTGATCGCCATGCAGCCACGCCCAAGCCCACCACACGCCCCATCCCAGCCGagccccaccctcacagagaaGGTCAACACAGAG GTTGCACTGCGACACAAGTCAGAGATCGAGCATCATAGAAACAAACTACGTCAACGCGCTAAGAGGCGGGGTCAGTGTGAGTTCCCCTCTATGGACGACATCATGGACGCATTCGGTGATGGACCAGTGCAAGGTGACGTGGCACAGCGTCTCTATAGCTCCGCCCACGACCACATGGACTGCATCCTACAGGCCGACGCCCCCTCACCTCCCACCCCCACAGACTCCAGAAGGAG AGGAAGGCGCTCTCCTCGAGGTCGGCGGGCTCAGCCAGGACCTGGAAGTCTTCCTGATACAGACAGAGACCGGCTGCTCACCGATCAGAGCGCCACCTACAGGAAATACCCTGGACTCAACAACGTGGCCTACATG TCGGACCCTGACCTGCCCCCAGACCACGGCAGCCCCTCCCCTACAGATGAGGTGTTTGACCCCGCCCCAGCCCCACCGCCCTACATGCCCCCCCAGCCCTCCATTGAGGAGGCGCGGCAGCAGATGCACTCACTCCTGGATGATGCCTTTGCCCTGGTGTCGCCGTCCTCACAGGGCAGCGCTGGGGTGAGCGGGGTAAGCCCTGCCCTGCCCAGCCCCTCCCCACAGCCCCGCCCCCCAGGCAGGCAGTGGGGCTCTTACCCAGCAGCCCCCACTCACAGCCCCTTTTCTGCA AGATACGCCGAGCTGGGAATGTCTCCCACATCAGTCCAGGGCCTGCTGCAGAG gcAGGGGCTGAGCTCAGGAGGGTATGTTTCTACTGGAGACCAGCTGCAGGAGTCAGTTTACAGCAGAGGGCAGTACGAGGACCCCCCCTCCTCGTCCAGACCGCGACCTGTAGGCGGCAGCACAG GTGCACAGCTCCACCACTTGACCCAGGTGGGTTTGTCGAGTCAGATTGGTGCGTACCCTGGGGTGGGTCGCAGCATGTCAGGTCCCACTGGCTCCAGCTGGAACCAGCAGCACTCAGACCAGGACTTGTCCAGACCAGGAGCCagcagagagagt GTGCTGTCTTTTCCCGagttctcctcttcctctgttttccagATGCCCAGCTCCTCGTTGCGTGACCCGTCggctccacctctcctcctgaCTTCACCGACTCCAGAGTACCCACCAGAGGACGCCTCCCCCTCTGCTCACACTTCTGCCTCCCTTATAAAGGCTATCAGGGAGGAGCTGCGACGTCTCGCCCAGAAACAGGCTGCAGTGACGAGCTACCCTTAG